A genomic window from Triticum urartu cultivar G1812 unplaced genomic scaffold, Tu2.1 TuUngrouped_contig_6061, whole genome shotgun sequence includes:
- the LOC125530090 gene encoding phosphatidylinositol transfer protein 3-like has product MDHFVTDDEHQRGHGDSDGDAAEWKKVAELRAVVEAQDPAAKEEDDFALRRFLRARDHNIGKASTMLLQYLAWKRVAKPRGSISDDEVRGEIAKDRVRMQGFDRLNRPMAYLYGARHFPAHRDLGEFKRYVAYVLDKICTRLPVRQEKFAVLIDMKGWGYANCDIRGYVAALEIMQGYYPERLGRVFLIHVPYMFMTAWKMVYPFIDDRTRKKFVFVADKDLKSTLQGAIDESQLPEEYGGKLKL; this is encoded by the exons ATGGATCATTTCGTTACCGACGATGAGCACCAACGCGGCCATGGCGACAGTGACGGCGACGCGGCGGAGTGGAAGAAGGTGGCGGAGCTGAGGGCCGTGGTCGAGGCCCAGGACCCCGCAGCCAAG GAGGAGGACGACTTTGCACTGCGGCGGTTCCTGCGTGCCCGGGACCACAACATCGGCAAGGCGTCGACGATGCTCCTCCAGTACCTCGCCTGGAAGCGTGTTGCCAAGCCTCGCGGCTCCATCTCGGACGACGAGGTGCGTGGCGAGATCGCAAAGGACAGGGTCCGCATGCAGGGCTTCGACCGCCTCAACCGCCCCATGGCATATCTCTATGGCGCGCGCCATTTCCCTGCCCATCGTGACCTTGGCGAGTTCAAGCGCTACGTCGCCTATGTCCTCGACAAAATCTGCACTAG GTTGCCAGTGAGGCAGGAGAAGTTTGCGGTTTTGATAGACATGAAGGGGTGGGGGTATGCGAATTGTGACATCCGGGGTTACGTGGCGGCATTGGAAATCATGCAGGGCTATTACCCGGAGCGCCTTGGCCGGGTGTTCCTGATCCACGTGCCCTACATGTTCATGACGGCATGGAAGATGGTGTATCCATTCATTGACGACCGGACCCGGAAGAAGTTTGTGTTTGTCGCCGATAAGGACCTCAAATCCACGCTCCAGGGCGCCATTGATGAGTCCCAGCTCCCCGAGGAGTACGGTGGCAAGTTGAAGCTTTAG